From Acanthopagrus latus isolate v.2019 chromosome 22, fAcaLat1.1, whole genome shotgun sequence, the proteins below share one genomic window:
- the LOC119012963 gene encoding prospero homeobox protein 1-like, with product MPDHDSDSLLNRQTKRRRVDIGVKRTVGSTASSTAAATTATTDNIARAKAAIFSAMNSLSSHSHHGSDTDSMECSVVQPHGGPGVVSASDSESKSNVLRKLLKRANSYEDTMMPFPGTTIISQLLKNNMAKNGGGPERGERGDRGDRDAGFPGSGLSNASSDAPQEDACSNSSQDSTPQECLSPFGRPPGLATFDIERLNDEHLRAKRARVENIIRGMSHSPSVVVPAASRHERDHEMDGDRDMELDCPPPQSQHQAPSSPRGGEVCSSSSRENKRKQRLPQQQQQSFTQLVCQRKEQKQEERRQLKLQLEDMQKQLRQLQEKFFQIYDSTDDSEHNDLHNDLHNDIGNMSEDSPTRSDNGGDDRGGDDLRSDNEMSDLDPGHFLDRARALLQEQALLADGEKPRREGLGRSKAQGGPGSSMHAEGKQLAETLKQELNSAMTQVVDTVVKVFAKPPRPTPQQAFPPLSLPPERFPNVVNGDNPNFHTANQRLQCFGDVIIPNPLDSFASMPGMPGAANDQTEALPLVVRKTPSEHHHQSSAVGAHGGHHHPALHPSSLSASMGFSPPSFRHPFPLPLMGYPFQSPLGGPTGGYPGKDRSSPDSMDLSRETTSLRTKMTSGHHLVHHHHRSCSPAHPGSTAEGLSLSLIKSECGDLQDMSDISPYSGSNIQEGLSPNHLKKAKLMFFYTRYPSSNMLKMFFSDVKFNRCITSQLIKWFSNFREFYYIQMEKFARQSINDGVTGSEELSVSRDCELFRALNMHYNKANDFEVPDRFLEVAEITLREFFNAIVAGKDVDPSWKKAIYKVICKLDSEVPEVFKSPNCLQELLHE from the exons ATGCCGGACCATGACAGCGACTCCCTCCTGAACAGACAGACCAAGCGAAGACGTGTGGACATTGGTGTTAAGAGGACCGTGGGCAGCACAgcctcctccacagcagcagccacaacagCAACCACTGATAACATTGCCCGCGCCAAAGCAGCCATTTTCAGTGCCATGAACTCTCTGAGCTCCCACTCTCACCACGGATCAGACACCGACTCCATGGAGTGCTCTGTAGTGCAGCCACATGGTGGGCCTGGCGTTGTGTCAGCCAGCGACAGTGAATCCAAGTCCAATGTACTCCGAAAGCTACTGAAGAGGGCCAACTCATATGAGGATACCATGATGCCCTTCCCTGGCACCACCATTATCTCCCAGCTTCTCAAGAATAACATGGCTAAAAATGGAGGCGGACCcgagaggggagaaagaggggaCAGGGGTGATCGGGACGCCGGCTTCCCTGGATCAGGGCTCTCCAATGCAAGTTCGGATGCTCCCCAAGAGGATGCATGCAGTAACTCCTCCCAGGACAGCACCCCTCAAGAGTGCTTGTCACCGTTTGGTCGTCCTCCAGGCCTGGCCACCTTTGACATCGAACGACTCAATGATGAACACCTGCGTGCCAAGAGAGCCCGCGTAGAGAACATTATACGTGGTATGAGCCACTCACCCAGTGTGGTGGTACCTGCTGCTTCCCGTCATGAGCGTGACCATGAGATGGATGGAGATAGGGACATGGAGTTAGACTGCCCACCCCCTCAGTCTCAGCATCAGGCCCCCAGCAGCCCACGGGGTGGCGAGGTGTGCAGCAGTAGCAGCCGAGAGAACAAGCGTAAGCAGCGTCTGcctcagcagcaacagcagagctTCACCCAGCTGGTGTGCCAGAGGAAGgagcagaagcaggaggagcgacggcaactgaagctgcagctggaggacatgCAGAAACAGCTACGCCAGTTGCAGGAGAAGTTCTTTCAGATTTATGACTCAACTGACGACTCAGAACACAATGACCTCCACAATGACCTCCACAACGACATAGGAAACATGTCTGAGGACAGCCCAACCCGATCTGATAACGGCGGCGATGATCGGGGTGGAGATGACTTGCGCTCTGACAATGAGATGTCTGACCTGGACCCGGGCCATTTCCTAGACAGGGCGCGGGCATTGCTTCAGGAGCAGGCCCTGCTGGCGGACGGAGAGAAGCCAAGAAGAGAGGGGCTCGGCCGGAGCAAAGCACAGGGAGGACCAGGCTCCTCCATGCATGCTGAAGGAAAACAGCTGGCGGAAACACTGAAGCAGGAACTCAATTCAGCCATGACGCAGGTGGTGGACACAGTGGTAAAAGTGTTTGCCAAGCCTCCACGCCCTACACCCCAGCAGGCTTTCCCCCCATTATCCCTACCACCTGAAAGATTTCCCAATGTTGTCAATGGAGACAACCCCAACTTCCACACCGCCAACCAGAGGCTGCAGTGCTTCGGTGATGTCATCATTCCCAATCCACTAGACTCATTTGCCAGCATGCCCGGGATGCCAGGCGCCGCCAACGACCAAACCGAGGCGCTGCCCTTAGTCGTGAGGAAGACACCCAGTGAGCACCACCACCAGTCCTCAGCTGTGGGCGCACATGGTGGGCACCACCATCCTGCCCTTCAcccctcctcgctctctgccTCCATGGGTTTTAGCCCTCCATCCTTTAGACACCCCTTTCCACTTCCTCTTATGGGCTACCCTTTCCAGAGTCCCCTGGGTGGACCCACAGGTGGCTACCCAGGAAAGGACCGCTCTTCACCAGACTCCATGGACCTGTCCCGGGAGACCACCAGCCTGAGGACCAAGATGACATCAGGTCACCACCTTGTGCACCACCACCATCGCTCTTGTTCACCAGCACACCCAGGCAGCACAGCTGAGGGACTCTCCCTGTCCCTCATCAAGTCCGAGTGTGGTGATCTCCAGGACATGTCTGACATCTCACCTTACTCAGGCAGCAAT ATCCAAGAGGGTCTCTCTCCCAATCACCTGAAGAAAGCCAAGCTCATGTTTTTCTACACCCGCTACCCGAGCTCTAACATGCTTAAGATGTTCTTCTCTGATGTCAAG TTCAACCGCTGCATAACCTCCCAGCTGATCAAGTGGTTCAGCAACTTCCGGGAGTTCTACTACATCCAGATGGAGAAGTTCGCCCGCCAGTCCATCAACGACGGAGTCACCGGGAGCGAGGAGTTGAGTGTCAGCCGCGACTGCGAGCTCTTCCGAGCCCTCAACATGCACTACAACAAGGCCAACGACTTCGAG